The Magnolia sinica isolate HGM2019 chromosome 3, MsV1, whole genome shotgun sequence genome includes the window GAgaggagaggaagagggagagggcGAGCGAGAGCAGTAATAGGAGAGGGAGAATGAAAATGAGAGCAAGCAGGACagggaatgagagagggagagtgaaaatGAAGGCGGGCATGAGAGGGAAGAGGAGACGGAGAGGCTAAATGAGGGCGGGCGGGAGGGATTTTTGGGGCCGTCAATGTATGGACGGTCCTATCATgggcttgtgggacccactgtggtgtatatagtttatctaaaccgtccattcattttaaatttcaataattattcatcatccaaaaaatgaggaagatcaaaggcccaagtggaccacaccaaataaaagGACAGGGACTTGATATCCACTCTTtactacaatgtggtccacttgagccttggatatgcctcatttttttacatCATGCACTAAATTTAGCCTTAAAATGGAGGACATTttagataaaacatttacatttcTCATGGAGGGTCTTACGATGGACCCCGCTATGATGTACctattgtatccacaacgtccatccatctggagatatCATTTCAAtccatgaaccaaagaatgaggtagattcagagctttagtggaccccgccacggaaaacagcgggaagattgatgatgcccaccgtagaaaccttcctaaggcccaccatgatgttttgtgGTCCACACGCTGGGATGCTAGGTAGTGCCCATTGTAAtttatgtgagaaatccacaccgttcatccgttttaagatatcattttaggacatgagacaaaaaataaggcagatctaaaacttaagtggggtATATGAaaggtgagaaatccacaccatccatttttttaattttataatggTTTATAACTGTTCGGCTTAAAACTGTTCCTAAATCAAAAATGTAACCATTTCAAATTTACAAATTTGGTGTAGTGGCCCCGATCACCAACCACCAGGCTCATGGCGAGGAGTAGCCGATCCATTTCTGGCTCCAGCTGGGAGAGGACAGAATCTTTGAGTAGCTAATCTgttcccatctccaccatccattatATGAGCCACCTCATTTAGGCCCATATCGACAAATTtggatgtgatgtatatgtgaaccaTATCAAAGGGAACTATAATGGACATTGGGGAGGGTGATGGCCAAATATTCTAATTGATGGTTGGGATCAACCTAACTAAATTAGGTTCATTAATGGGCCCATCCAGAAACCCCATGTGCGTAGAGATGCGTTACTAGATTTACATATATTTACCTTAGTAGTTCGGTAATAGATCCAGAAAAAACCctagattttacatatatttacCCCAATAGTCCAGTATTCCGGAATGACAGCGAGATAATATCCCCACAAAGCCCATGTGTGTGGAGCTGCGTTACTAGGTTGCTGCGACTTGGCATGGTTGGTAGTCCAATCAAgaggaagagagatcgagagggGGGAGAGAGACTTTCGGTAGGGCCTTTTACAACCCACGAGAATGAAATTAGGCGCACAAATTTCTTTAACACAAACTTCCTgcgatgggaagctaggtggggcccaccttgttgtttgtgagagatccaccccttccatctgtttttttggATCATATTTGGACATGGGCTCAAAactgaagcaaatccaaaactcaagcgagcCATAGCAGAGGATTGCATATGCACCGTTGAAACATGAGTACAACCATAGGAATTTTAAATCAtactaatttttatgttttcggttcatcctggtaggaataaccttatgaatggtatggatggtatataaacatcatggtggacctagggAAGTTTCATCGGTAAGAATTTACCGACACATTTTCCTAGTTGTGGGCAGGATTCAACCCGACTCGATCGAATCGGTCGGATCCGATCTGACCCGAACCGAAAGTCAGGATTGGgttggatcgagtagacccactcagATTCAGCTGCAAAACGAGTCAACTCCGGGTCAGTAGCCACTTCGATTCAATCCaatcctcgctatcttcaacgtcTGGTtcgggaacgtcaaatacgttaTTGGGCATTATTTTCTGCATCACGTGCCAAGAGCCACCTAACTTGATGTCAGCGAAGTAAAATACTTATTCGGCCACCCTAAAAAATATACAGATTACATGTTCGACCAACGTAAGAGAGATTtgagatgagagagatggagagggagacaATCGGGCGTCGAGCAGGCAGTAACgagttagggtttagggtgaCCGGAATAGGGGCGTCGAGCAGGCAGTAGCGCTCGTTCGAGCGGAAGAGGTGGGTAGGGTAAGAAGAGGGAAGGGTAAAAAATGTTTTCGACTTAAAACATAACATTATTATCGACAAAATTTTTTGTTGGTGATAATTTTCacaattcgttggtaaaaaagattcaaaaatatttgggcccacccgtGCTCTATCAGCCTCATCCACTCTGTACATAggtttttaaatatacttattagctacactaaaaacaaaaattacaactCAACATCCATGATTaaccacacaaagtgaaataatataTCCATCGTTCATTTTGTTTGACAATGTATCTATTTTGTCCGTAAAAAGCTCATTTACCAAcgatttttttcatcggtaaaaagtcTATTTACTGACGATATTGTATAATGTCGGTAAAAATAGCCTCTCTGTCGTTAGAAAGGACACCAAGGGatcttttgccgacgaactatttggttcattgggaaaaattacatttactGACGAAATAATTGTCGAAAAAATAGTTTTCAACGACAATACATAATGTCATTGGAAAAAGTTTCCAGGCCGTTGTTGTAAATGGTGGCGGGAACATATTTGGTCGTGGCGAGAATCTTTTGTCGATGAAATATAATTTCGTCAGGGAAATTTatgtttaccgacgaaattgATTTTGTCGGAAATAAGTTCGTCGAtaaaaggccaatttcttgtagtgtaagTCATAGAATTCGATCTTAAACGGGTCTATCTCAACGCGGGAGTCTTAAATGGTCTATCTCAACACGGGAGTCACTTgcatttaatcaaacattgagttgagTATGACTCTAATATACCCGCACTTTTATAATCGCACATGTAAACCACATACATGCCCTCACTAACATGTATGACTTCTTGTTTAATCAAATTGTGTAAACATACACAATCATACTAATTAAAATGGAAACTTTCCACAGACGATCGATGCTTTCATAGCGACTACAAAGGTTCGAAAAGAACATTTCTCCCAAATTAGAAAGAAATCAAGGATTGTGATAAGGGATCTGTGTTTAACTGGTATACAAATTGATCTTATAACTTTGAAGAATCTCTGCATCGGCAAGAAAACCCAAATTGGGAAAGAGACTTTGATACGAATTACCATCGACCCAATCTATTTAAGGAGCACGCGATGAAGAGCTTGAGGCACCAACTAAGCCATCATAAATAACGTCTCACAATGTATTGTTGTCTTATCTTAGTTTTAGCTTTAGATCTCTCTACTTCTGTAAAACCCCGTTGTAAAACGTTTGGAGCTTAAGAGTATGCTCAAGAGTGTTACAAATATCCACCAGCCATCATCGTCGAATCCTCATCAATCAACTCTATACGACGAAGATCACTTTGGTCACATACTACTGGCCATCTACCTCAATTATTTGTCCACATAGAATCATatatatttatcttttatttattttctttgcttattTATAATTCGTTGTTAATGGTACCAATTTTCAtcataaatcaataaaattaactatcaatttttatttttaattttttttaatccatcAGTGTATCACTGAGAAAGCTGAGGACGACCATGATTCAAGTGAAAAGAAAAGTCTTTAActtcagtaaaaaaaaaagaaaatctatttCAAGAAGGACTAATCCCCTTATAAATCACCTGATGACTGCGCATGGATAGTTGGACACATAGACCAATCTTTATATGTCTGAAACTATAATTGATTTAGTGCCCACCGTTGCAAGATTTCAATTAAACTCGAGTCAAGTATTACTCTTGCACGCCAAACACTCTTCTAATCATACATGTTTGACCGAAAAGATTTGGTTGGTTAACACGCAGACCTTCGGCTTCCCGTTCATTAGATTTCTGGATCATCTCTCTTCCACGGTGAGGACTATCAGATCAATGGCTGGGATCACCCAACCACAGGCCCTGCACACAGGGCAGTTCGCCAGTGAGCACGACTCTATAATTGCTCCCGTAcgaccagtttttttttttttttttcctagttgCGGGCGAGCAGTGCGCACCCCGCGCACTCTAGAACCGTTAACAAGAAAACGGATTCAAAATTCCTCAACTTTTGGCGCCATCATCATCTGATGATGCTGAAGACAACATTCTCCCCAATCCTCTCCGCCTTCCCCACCAAGGCCAAAATCCCAAGATTCTCAAAACCTTCTATGTCCATTTCCAACACTTCCACCCAACACTCACCACCTGCTTGCCAAAATGCCTCAACCACAATTCCCCTACCACCAACCTCAGCCTACATCCACCTCCCCTTCTGCCGCAAACGCTGCCACTACTGTGACTTCCCCATTGTCGCCCTCGGCTCATCTTCTTCCCCTCCCCAACAAACTCAAGACCCCACCATTGCCGACCCCCGAATCTTGAATTACATCCAGCTCCTCCGGCGAGAAATCGATGCCAAGAAGCCCAGATCCCCCTCTGACCCAGTTCTCGAAACCGTGTTCTTTGGAGGCGGGACCCCATCTTTGGTGCCCCCGACACTTGTCTCTTCAGTCCTTGAGACGCTGCGGTCGAAATTCGGGGTTTGCCCGACTGCTGAAATCTCAATGGAAATGGACCCGGGGACGTTCGACGCGAAGAAGATGAGGGAGTTGAAGGAGTTGGGGGTGAACCGGGTGTCGCTAGGGGTGCAGGCCTTCCAAGAAGAGTTGCTGAGGGGGTGTGGGAGAGCTCATGGTGTGAGTGAAGTGTATGAGGCTATAGAGATTGTTGGGTCTTGTGGGGTCGAGAATTGGAGTGTGGATCTCATCTCTTCTCTGCCTCACCAAACACCAGAGATGTGGGAGGAGAGCTTGGGGCTGGCCATAAAAGTGGGGCCCAACCACGTGTCGGTCTATGATTTGCAGGTGGAGCAAGGAACCAAGTTTGGACAGTGGTAAGTCAAATATAGGGGACTttagaaatttgaatttgaatagaGGGGTCCACAGGATGGCCCCTGGCTCCATATATATAAATTAGAAAGGGATAATTGTAAACACCTCCCCactgttttggattattatgtttTCATTTCCTACGTTTCAGAGATTCGTTGCAGATTCCCCATACAAGGAACTAACACCATTATCTTTATCTTTGAGCAGTTGAACATTTTACCCATATCTCATACGCAGCTAGTTGTAgacgtgtgggcccaccatagtgtgtgCATGTCATCTAACCCACTCAGCATGGTCACTCCATCAAAATGGATGCCCCGAGaatgaagttgatccaaccatcaggtggcctttcatgaatttggaggttttagagtggttgtccattgttttctatggtgtggcctgcctGTTGATTGGGTTCCCCTTTTTCTTTCAGTATCCAATTTTTATGGTGGAGCGAGGCTGCTGGATAGGTTGGATGCCATTTATACATAATGGCAGGCCCCACATTCATGAAAAACAAACTCCTCAAAAACAAAAGGGAGGTGCTTAGAATTATCCCATGTagaaatgatgggacccactcaTTCCCAGAACCATAAAATGTATGGAGTGGATCCTGTCTTTTCATGGGAGTGTTTCATCAGCTAGCCCAGCACTGCCTGAGGAGTAATCTTGTGGACTACCATATTCATATGCACAATCAATCACCTCttgaatgggccataacccaaaaTTTGCATCTAGAGTCTTAAAACTTCTGACCTATCCACTTTGTTACACACAGGTGGCCATAACTGTTTTCAATTGCCCAAAAGCAGTCTCTTGTTTGACGACCAGGAATATGATATTGGTTCAATttttggggcacatggcccatctGAAAAGTGGGCCATATTGACAGCATGTACACAACGGGGTAGtagatatgttttaggcattgaATTTCAACTTATTGTTTATAGAGATTAATGCTACTCTCAATAGATGCTTCTTTTGATCACAAGTTCCTTCTGCTCATATTAATCTTAGGACTGAAATGGGGCTTGAGTAATTTTGAGAATGAATTCTTGCATGGACTCTTTACTCTTGAAAGTTTTCTTGAGAACAAGATTCATACATTTGAATTTGGGGTGTATGCAGGTACACGCCAGGAGAGTTCCCTCTACCCTCTGAAAACCAATCTGCAAAGTTCTACAAAATGGCTTCAGAGATGCTCACCAATGCTGGATACAATCATTATGAGATCAGCAGCTACTGCAAGAACAGGTTTGAGTGCAAGCACAATCTCGCTTACTGGCAGAACAAATCTTTCTATGGATTCGGTCTAGGGTCTGCTAGTTACATCGATGGTGTGAGGTTTTCACGGCCAAGGAAGATGAAAGAGTATGCAGATTACGTGCAAAAGTTGGAGGATAGATTGGCGGATGGtcacaatgataataataacaatagtcATGTTGATGTCAAGGACATGGCCATGGATATTGTGATGCTTTCTCTTAGAACGGCAAGAGGTCTAGATGTCAAGGAATTTGGGAGAGCCTTTGGCAAGTCTCTTGTGCTCTCTATTTTCAAGGCATTTGAACCATACATGGAGAGTGGCCATGTGGTTGCCTTGGATGAGAAAAGAAGAGCGTTGGATGCAAGTGAGCTCAGCTCACCTCAATCCGATGCTTGCAAGATCGAGCAGCTGGTAGCGTTTATTCG containing:
- the LOC131239896 gene encoding uncharacterized protein LOC131239896, which produces MMLKTTFSPILSAFPTKAKIPRFSKPSMSISNTSTQHSPPACQNASTTIPLPPTSAYIHLPFCRKRCHYCDFPIVALGSSSSPPQQTQDPTIADPRILNYIQLLRREIDAKKPRSPSDPVLETVFFGGGTPSLVPPTLVSSVLETLRSKFGVCPTAEISMEMDPGTFDAKKMRELKELGVNRVSLGVQAFQEELLRGCGRAHGVSEVYEAIEIVGSCGVENWSVDLISSLPHQTPEMWEESLGLAIKVGPNHVSVYDLQVEQGTKFGQWYTPGEFPLPSENQSAKFYKMASEMLTNAGYNHYEISSYCKNRFECKHNLAYWQNKSFYGFGLGSASYIDGVRFSRPRKMKEYADYVQKLEDRLADGHNDNNNNSHVDVKDMAMDIVMLSLRTARGLDVKEFGRAFGKSLVLSIFKAFEPYMESGHVVALDEKRRALDASELSSPQSDACKIEQLVAFIRLSDPDGFLLSNELISIAFGIISP